The following DNA comes from Ignavibacteria bacterium.
GGAAAATTGGTATTCTGCAGGAAATGGAATTTCCAACAAATTACTTTCTACGTAATGATGTTCAAAGTTCACAGGTAGAAATTTCCAGGCAGGAGTTAAATAAACTTGCCATTAATCTAAAAAATGAAGTTGAAAATGCATATTTAAGCTTGATCTTAAACATCAAAATGCTTGAAACAGCCCGCGAAAATCTCAAAATATATGATGATTTCCTTTTTACAGCGGAAAGAAAATATGACGCAGGCGCAACAAGTAACCTGGAAGTATTAGGCGCTAAGGTAAATAAGATAAAATTTGAGAACGAGATCAAGAATATTGAGTCAGAAATAATAAAAGCCAGGTCAGAGCTTAAGAAACTGACGAATGTTACTTATTTCAATTTCGTGCCAACTGATGAGCTTATTTTCAGGGAAATTATACTTAATAAAGAAGAAATAAAAAAAGCAGCATTATCAAATAATCCTGATCTGAAAATAAATAAATATCAAAGGGAAAAGTTCAGTAATAAATTATCATTAACCAGGTCTGAATTGCTTCCCAAATTTTCTTTCAAATATTACACACAGAAAATTGGAAATGATGCCGGTTTCTGGGGTGTTGAGTTTGGCTTGGGTGTACCATTATGGTTCTGGTGGGAAGAGACCGGTAATATAAAGGAAGCAGGTTATGAACTGGATATTGCTTCAAATGAAGAAATAAATATAAAAAGAACAATTGAAAATGATGTTAACCGTACATTTGAAGAATTTGAAAACGGGTTAAGGGAGTCTTTATTTTTCCATACGGAAGCTATGCCGGAGACAGATGAAATATTAAGACAGGCTAAGATAAGCTACATAGAGGGAGCAATTGATTATGTGGAATATTTACAGGCTTTACAGATAGTTTATGAAACACGGACACAATACCTTAGATCATTATTCAGCTATTACGCTTCTATTTATAAATTAGAAAAACTTATTGCGGGAGAAATAAAATGACAAAATTAAAATTATTTTTAATTCTTTGTATCTTATCAGGTTCATTGGTAATTCCAGGCTGTACAAAAGAGGAAAGCAAGAAAAAAGAGGCAGATACAAAAAATGAAAATAAAAAAGACGATGGACATGACCATAAAGAAGGGGATGGACATAATCATAAATAGCATTCTATTATGTAATCCAAAAATGAAATAATTATGAATATAATAATCAAACTAAAAGGAATTATAATAACTCTTATGTTTATTATCGCAGCAATGGTAATTCAGAGCTGTGGCGATAGTAATAAGGAGCAGGGTGATACGAAGCCTGAAGAAGAAAACCATTCTGAAGAGAATGAAACCCGCGAGGTTGCTTTAACTGATGATCAGATAAAATTAATGGGCATTGAAAGCGAAAAGCTTGCTCTTGAAAATATATCGGGTTACATTAAGGTAAACGGCGAAGTTGTGATAAACCCTGACCAGGAATCAAAAGTAGGGAGCATTATTCCGGGTAGGGTAAGGAAAATTTATGTTAAAGAGGGTTCATATGTCAGAGCCGGTCAAACTCTGGCTGTAATAGAAAACCCGCAGCTTATAGATGTTCAGGTTGAATATATAAATTCTAAGAATGAATATGAATATTCAAAAAGAGAATACGAAAGACAGTTAAAGCTTAACAGCGATAACATAGGCTCAAAAAAAACATTAAATGAACTTGAATCAAAATATAAAAAGGCGCTGGCAGATTATAAAACATTAGAGGAAAAATTAAGCAGTTACAGGATATCCAAGAACAGGTTTGATAATATATATGAAGATACTGTAGCTAATTTACAAAGGTATTATTCAATTACCGCGCCTATTTCAGGTAACATAATAGAAAGAAATGTATCTGTCGGACAGTATGTTGAGCCTTCCGGCGATATGTTCCATATAATTAATACCTCTACTGTATTTGTAGATCTAAATGTTTTTGAACAGGATCTGCCGTATGTTTCAGCGGGGCAGAAAGTAACATTGGATGTATCAGTTGATCCTTATGAAGTTTATGAAGGACAAATAATTTTTGTAAATAAGGTCTTTGATGATGCAAAGCGTACGGTAAAAGTAAGGGTAGCCATTAACAACAAAAATGAGAAGTTACTGCCCAATATGTTTGTTTCTGCTAAGATATATGTTAAGCAGGAAAGTGTTCTTGCGGTGCCAATTTCTGCAATTGAAACAGAAGGTGAGAGTAAGTATATTTTCGTAAAAACCGACGAGATAAAAGAAATCGAAGATCATGATGAGCACAAAGAAGATGAACACAGTGAAGAAGAACATAAAGAAGAAGCCGGAAAAAACGATAAAGCAGGTAAAGAGGAACACAAAAAAGGTATTGTCTTCAAAAAGATAATTGTAAACACCGGTGTTTCAGACGATAAATTTATCCAGATATTTCCATTGGAAGAATTAAAAGAAGGCGAATATATCGTTACTAAAGGAACCTTTTATTTAAAATCTGAGCTTAAAAAAGGTGAACTGGGAGAGCATGAACATTGACAAATGACATTTAGAAAATAACAATAAATTATTAAACATTTTTAATATGTTCAAACACACAATATGTATTATATTCGTTTTTTTCCTTTCATTACCGGTATGTTCAAAAAGTATCCACTATATTAATTTTAGTACATTAAATTATAGAGTAGATACTCTTAAACAAAGATTATATGAAGCACCGGAAATTGAACAATTGTATGGGTCTTTTACAATTATAGATACATCAGGTTTAATTATATATTTCCAGATGCATAAGCATTTTAGGTATGGAGAATATAAAAAGTACTATTATAGTATTAGTAAAACTGGCAGAATTTATGAATTGAATTATGAAAATTTATATGTAGATTTCAATGATAACAAAAAGTTCTTGGAATTAGTGGAAAAAAGTAAAAAATCGTTGTCTGAAATTATTGATGGAATTACATATGTCAATTATTTATTGAAAAAGACTTTGTAATTACTAAATATTACTTTTAAGTTGATTGGTTTGGCTTAAGAAGTATAAATATATTCCAGATTGATAAACTGAAAAACGGTGAGGAAATAGTAATAAAAGGCACGTTTTATTTGAAATCAGAAATGAAAAAAGGCGAACTTAGCGGAGAACACGCCCATTAGAATTGAATTATCCGTAATTTAAAATTATCAGAGTTTTAAAACCCTATACTTCCCGGCGGAGGTTCACCTGTTGTTTCAGTACCTTCCGTTGGTGTAAAAGCATGAGTCATTGAGCATCTTCGGCCCGTGTTCCTTTTCAGAATAAGGTCATTATATGCCGGGCAGGTTTCATTTGCAAGCAATCCGGTAACAGTGCATATATTAGCCTCCTCAACATCAGGGGGCATTTCAAAATACTTCAATTCCATTGTTGTTTGCGGGTCATCATAAACATATTTCATAAACCTGCCCCAAATCGGCGCAGCGGCTCTGCCGCCCTGTCCGTATCCGCCGCCGAATTTTATGCGCGGGTCATCAAATCCAAGCCAGCATCCTGCCACAAGCTGCGGCGTGAATCCGACAAACCAGGCATCGGTGTAATCCTGTGTAGTACCCGTCTTACCGGCTGCAGGCCTGTTGAACCAGTTCCTTATTGATGCAGCAGTACCATCGTTCACTACATCTTCCATCATATCGCTCATCATGTATGCAACACCTTCGCTTATTACTTCCCTTGTTTCAGGAATTGACTCTTCTATTATATTGCCGTAACGGTCTTCAATTCTTAAAATTGCATGAGGCTCAACCCATATTCCTTCATTTGGGAAAACACCGTACGCGCTTGTCATTTCAAGCGGTGATACTTCGCCTACGCCCAGTGAAAGTGAAAGCACATTTGGTAATTCTGAATTAATTCCCATCTTATGCGCAAGCTTTATTACCTGGTCTATCGGCGCAATTTCCATAGCTGTTCTCACAGCAACTACGTTTATTGAGTGAGTGATACCATCGCGCAGTGAAACCATTCCGCCGGTTCCGCCGCCTTTGGGTGCCCATGTCTGGCCGCCGATAACAACTTTGAGCGGATCATTTGAAATTGTGTATGCGGGCGAATACCCGTTTTCTATGGCAGTGGTATAAACAAATGGTTTAAATGATGAACCCGGCTGACGCTTTATCTGTGTAACATGATTAAGCCCGTATTTAAAGGGATAATTCGGATTTTGTCCGACCATAGCTTTAATTTCGCCGGTTTTAGGATCGATCACAACAAAACCAACCTGGACGGCTATTTCACGCTCTTTAACTTTTTCTACGAACTCATTATCCTGTTTAAGCTTATTGAAAATTCTCTGCCGGTCCTGGTCTGTTTTCGCTTTTTTATACTCATCGCTTTGTTTAATATATTTTTCAACGGATTCATTGAGCAACTGGCGATTACCCTTCCAGTTCCAGGTGGAATTAAATGAACGCTGAAAATCCTTAAGCTGGTTGGTAACTGCGTCAACAGCATGCTTTTGCATGCGTGAATTCAGCGTAGTTGTAACAATAAGGCCATCCCTGTAAATATTAAAACCGTACTTCTCTGATTTTTTTTCAAGTACCTGCCTTACATATTCGCTGAACTGACCGCCGAGTCCTGTTGATTTTTTCTGTATAGTTCTTGGCTGCGCCTTGATGGGATCATTTTTGGCCAGCTCATAAACTTCCTTTGTAATGTAGCCTTCTTCCTGCATATTGTTCAGAACAATATTTCTGCGATCAAGGCAGTTTTCAGGATTTTCTATCGGGTCATAAAAGCCTGAGGGGTTCTTTACCATTCCGACTAGCATTGCGCACTCATCAAGCGTAAGATCAGTAACTGATTTATCAAAAAATGTTTTAGCGGCTGCTTCTACTCCGTATGCACCCCTGCCGAAATATACTTGGTTAAGATACAGAAGCAGAATTTCTTCCTTTGTATAAGTTTTTTCTATCTGTACGGCAGTTATAGCTTCGCGAAGCTTTCTGGTCATGGATATTGCCTGGCCAATTTCTGTCCTGTAAAGATTTCTTGCAAGCTGCTGGGTTATTGTGCTTGCCCCTTCCTTTACCGAAAAGGACATTACATTTTTCACCATTGCCTTTATAATCCTGTCAACATCAACACCCCAGTGTTTATAAAATTTCCTGTCTTCAGTTGCAATTACAGCATTGATGAGATCTTTCGGAATAGCATCGATTGAAACAATAGTCCTGTTTTCTATAAATAGCTGGTCAATAAGCTCGCCGTCTTCGGAGTAGATCTTTGTCGCGAGGTCAGTTTTGGGATTTTCGAGGCTCGAAAGCGGCGGCAGCCCGTTAAAAAGAAACGCGCCATATGAAATTACTAATACAGATATGATAATTAAGAATAGGGCAAAAATGCTAAGCTTTCTTTTTGATGAACGTTTCTTTTTGTTCATCATA
Coding sequences within:
- a CDS encoding efflux RND transporter periplasmic adaptor subunit translates to MNIIIKLKGIIITLMFIIAAMVIQSCGDSNKEQGDTKPEEENHSEENETREVALTDDQIKLMGIESEKLALENISGYIKVNGEVVINPDQESKVGSIIPGRVRKIYVKEGSYVRAGQTLAVIENPQLIDVQVEYINSKNEYEYSKREYERQLKLNSDNIGSKKTLNELESKYKKALADYKTLEEKLSSYRISKNRFDNIYEDTVANLQRYYSITAPISGNIIERNVSVGQYVEPSGDMFHIINTSTVFVDLNVFEQDLPYVSAGQKVTLDVSVDPYEVYEGQIIFVNKVFDDAKRTVKVRVAINNKNEKLLPNMFVSAKIYVKQESVLAVPISAIETEGESKYIFVKTDEIKEIEDHDEHKEDEHSEEEHKEEAGKNDKAGKEEHKKGIVFKKIIVNTGVSDDKFIQIFPLEELKEGEYIVTKGTFYLKSELKKGELGEHEH
- a CDS encoding TolC family protein, with protein sequence MKLLKLLFLAFLILEINEHSVYSQKFSMNEVVKIAIENNQEIKTAKLNIKKEEAIKLKSFNIPRPELFIEFEGIKGNIKNFESRKIGILQEMEFPTNYFLRNDVQSSQVEISRQELNKLAINLKNEVENAYLSLILNIKMLETARENLKIYDDFLFTAERKYDAGATSNLEVLGAKVNKIKFENEIKNIESEIIKARSELKKLTNVTYFNFVPTDELIFREIILNKEEIKKAALSNNPDLKINKYQREKFSNKLSLTRSELLPKFSFKYYTQKIGNDAGFWGVEFGLGVPLWFWWEETGNIKEAGYELDIASNEEINIKRTIENDVNRTFEEFENGLRESLFFHTEAMPETDEILRQAKISYIEGAIDYVEYLQALQIVYETRTQYLRSLFSYYASIYKLEKLIAGEIK
- a CDS encoding PBP1A family penicillin-binding protein, whose product is MFGGKKKNENNSRITKSSEREEYFNNRDFRRNMMNKKKRSSKRKLSIFALFLIIISVLVISYGAFLFNGLPPLSSLENPKTDLATKIYSEDGELIDQLFIENRTIVSIDAIPKDLINAVIATEDRKFYKHWGVDVDRIIKAMVKNVMSFSVKEGASTITQQLARNLYRTEIGQAISMTRKLREAITAVQIEKTYTKEEILLLYLNQVYFGRGAYGVEAAAKTFFDKSVTDLTLDECAMLVGMVKNPSGFYDPIENPENCLDRRNIVLNNMQEEGYITKEVYELAKNDPIKAQPRTIQKKSTGLGGQFSEYVRQVLEKKSEKYGFNIYRDGLIVTTTLNSRMQKHAVDAVTNQLKDFQRSFNSTWNWKGNRQLLNESVEKYIKQSDEYKKAKTDQDRQRIFNKLKQDNEFVEKVKEREIAVQVGFVVIDPKTGEIKAMVGQNPNYPFKYGLNHVTQIKRQPGSSFKPFVYTTAIENGYSPAYTISNDPLKVVIGGQTWAPKGGGTGGMVSLRDGITHSINVVAVRTAMEIAPIDQVIKLAHKMGINSELPNVLSLSLGVGEVSPLEMTSAYGVFPNEGIWVEPHAILRIEDRYGNIIEESIPETREVISEGVAYMMSDMMEDVVNDGTAASIRNWFNRPAAGKTGTTQDYTDAWFVGFTPQLVAGCWLGFDDPRIKFGGGYGQGGRAAAPIWGRFMKYVYDDPQTTMELKYFEMPPDVEEANICTVTGLLANETCPAYNDLILKRNTGRRCSMTHAFTPTEGTETTGEPPPGSIGF